A window of Myxococcota bacterium genomic DNA:
CGCCGCAGAAACAGCTTCCCGAGTGACTCATCTGGGTCTTCCTTTCAGAGCAGCTTACAGAGCAGGGCGATGAGGTAGATGGCACCGCCCGGATGCGCTGTAAAACGCCTCACAGTCTACCTCGCGAAACCTGCTCGGGTCGGCGCTCATCGTGAGAAGTGCATATGCACGACACACGCAAGATCCTCGAAAGTTGCGCCTGCCACCGGCTGCGGATGGCGGCGCGGGCGGTGACTCGCAGCTACGACGACGCGCTGCGGCCGGTGGGTCTGCGCGCGACGCAGATGGCGCTCCTGACGGCCCTCGAGGCCGAGGGCGCGTTGTCGATCAGCGCGCTGGCGCGGCTGGCGGGCATGGACCGCAGCACGCTCTCGCGCAACCTGGCGCCGCTCGAGCGCGAGGGCCTGGTGGCGCTGGGCGCCGAGGGCTGGCGGCGCGCGCGCACGCTCGCGCTCACCGCCAAGGGACGCTCACGGCTCGCAGAGGCCGTGCCCTTGTGGGAGCAGGCACAGCGAAGTCTCCGGCGGAGTCTCGGCGCGCGGCGCTGGGACGACGTCCGCAGGAGTCTGGACCACGTCATTCACTCCACACAATGAAAGGACCCGGCATGAAGTATTTCATCGACACCCATGACAAGGCCAAGGGCAGCTTCCCGAAGCAGGTGCTGAGCGAACAGGAGTTCTACGCGCAGTTCGACGCGCTCGAAGAGGCCGGCCTGCCGATCGGCGTGTTCGGCCACGCCGCGCACGTGAACCTCGAAGAGGGCAAGGCGTTCTGCTTCATGTCGGGGCCGGACGAGGCGGCGATCTGGAAGGCCCACGCGGCGATCCAGCTGCCGTTCGACTCGATCACCGAGGTGCGCCGGGTGACCGGCGCCGACCTGCGCCCGCGCAAGCAGGGCTGACTCGGGCCTTCAGGACATGCACATCCCGCCACTCACCGAGAGTGTCTGGCCGGTGATGAAGCCGGCGTCGTCGGAAGCCAGGAACGCGACGGCGCCGGCCAGGTCCTCGGGCTGGCCGATCCGGCCCCAGGGCACGGCGCGCGACAGTGACTGCACGAGCTTCGGGTTGTCGGCGCCCACTTGCGCCAGGAGCGGCGTATCGGTCGGGCCGGGGCAGACCACGTTCACGTGGATGCCGTGGCGCGCCACCTCGCGCGCCAGCGCTTTGGTGAACCCGATGACTCCGGCCTTCGCGGCGGAGTAGACCACCTCGCCGCTCGACCCCAGCCGGCCGGCGTCGGACGAGATGCTCACGATCCAGCCGGCGCGCCGCTCGATCATGCCGTCGAGCACCGCGCGAGTCACCGCGATCGGCCCGCGCAGGTTGATCGCGAGCACCTTGTCCCAGGTCTCCTCGGAGGCCTTCACGAACGGCTCGACCTTGTCCCAGCCGGCGTTGTTCACGAGCACGTCCACGCGGCCGAAGTGCGCGATCACCTCGCCCACGCCGGCGCGTACCGAGGCCGAGTCGGTGACGTCGAGCGCGAAGCCGT
This region includes:
- a CDS encoding MarR family winged helix-turn-helix transcriptional regulator — protein: MHDTRKILESCACHRLRMAARAVTRSYDDALRPVGLRATQMALLTALEAEGALSISALARLAGMDRSTLSRNLAPLEREGLVALGAEGWRRARTLALTAKGRSRLAEAVPLWEQAQRSLRRSLGARRWDDVRRSLDHVIHSTQ
- a CDS encoding nickel-binding protein; the encoded protein is MKYFIDTHDKAKGSFPKQVLSEQEFYAQFDALEEAGLPIGVFGHAAHVNLEEGKAFCFMSGPDEAAIWKAHAAIQLPFDSITEVRRVTGADLRPRKQG
- a CDS encoding SDR family oxidoreductase, which encodes GFALDVTDSASVRAGVGEVIAHFGRVDVLVNNAGWDKVEPFVKASEETWDKVLAINLRGPIAVTRAVLDGMIERRAGWIVSISSDAGRLGSSGEVVYSAAKAGVIGFTKALAREVARHGIHVNVVCPGPTDTPLLAQVGADNPKLVQSLSRAVPWGRIGQPEDLAGAVAFLASDDAGFITGQTLSVSGGMCMS